Within Caproicibacterium argilliputei, the genomic segment CTAATTGTTCTTTAGCTGTCAATCTTTTCTTTGTAAAATCGAGGATTTTTTACACAATACATTGTGATTAAAGCCTAAAAAATAGCTTCTTCATCGAAGAAACTACTTTTTTCGGATTATCCAATTTTATGCATCTGCTTCATCCTTTGCGGAAGCGTGCGCCTTGCTGTGAAGAAATGCAACTGCGGCAGGAAGCACAGAGATGAAAATGATTGCAATCACAATGAGGCTGAAATGCGTTTTCACAAAGCTGATATTGCCAAAGAAAAAGCCAATGCCAAACATCAGCGATACCCACAGGAATCCGCCGATAAAATTGTATCGAAGAAAATGCCGGTAAGTCATCTCCCCCACACCCGCTACAAATGGTGCAAATGTGCGGATAATGGGAACGAACCGAGCAATCGTAATAGCTTTCCCACCGTGACGCTCAAAGAAAGCGTGTGTCTTGTCAATATACTCCATCTTAATGAGCGGGATATGCTCCTTTCGATGAATCCTTTCCCGCAGCATATGCCCAATGTGATAATTCATGGTATCCCCGCCGATGGCTGCCACGTAAAAAAGCAAAAGCATCAGCGGCGCGGAAATGGCACTGCCGACCGCCGCAATCGCGCCGGTTGCAAAAATCAGGGAGTCACCGGGCAGAAACGGCGTGACCACCAATCCCGTTTCAATAAAAATGGCAACAAACAAAACGACGTACGCAAGCACATTGTACTGGCTGATTAGCACATTCAGGTACTTGTCCAAATGCAGAACAATATCCATGAGCAATTCAAAAGTCACAGCGTTTCCTCCATCATACAATTCATTTTGTGCCCCGCAGGGCGCGAACGGATTGGGGAAAAGGAACAGGTGAAAACAAATCCCCACACAAAAAGCACTTTGATTTATTGTATCGGGATTCTGCCTGCTTTGCAAGCGTGATTTCTTTTATTCATTAATTATATACGGAATCGAAACAACTACCACGTTACGCCGATGCAGTAAGGACGCACGCAGCCGTATTGACGTCTGATTGTGTAAAATATTGTGCCACCATTTCGGAATAATGAACTGTGGCAGAACTACGGTCAGCATTTCATGCGCGCCAAGTTTTTTCTCCATGGCATCCACGTGATGAATCAGCAGTTCATTCACATTGCGGTAGGGCGCCTCTTCCACAACAATTTTTTCTTTTAAGCCTAGAGTCGCGTATTGATTCAACAGTTTTTCGGTGACTGATGCATCCGTGCTGACGTGATAAATCTCCAGATCACCATCCAGCGACAGTGCATAATTGAGCGCCTTAATAAAGGATTTGTTGACGGACTGAATGGGAAGAAGAATTTTAGCTTTTACGGAATGGGATAAAACCAGTGCCCCTGCGTCCTGTGTCACTGCCAGATTAGCCCGAACATGATCGTAATGCTTACGTATGGCGAGCATCAGCAAAACCAGCACCGGAATGCAGATTAAAACGATCCAAGCCCCATTGATAAACTTTGTAGCTGCAATGATGACACAGGTAACCGCAGTGGTCACCGCGCCGATGCCGTTAATCACCGCTTTGTGTTTCCAACGCTCACCGCGTACTTTCCGCCAATGAAGAACCATGCCTGTTTGGGAAAGTGTAAAAGAAAGGAAAACGCCCACCGCATACAGCGGCAGCAAGTGGTGCGTGTCGCCCTGAAAAATCACAACCAAACCCGCAGAAAGAACCGATAGCAGCAAAATGCCGTTTGAATAATTCAAGCGCAGGCCACGATCTGCAAAGCTTCTTGCCACATAACTGTCACGCGCCAAAATAGAAAGCAGTTGTGGCAACCCGGAAAACGAAGTGTTGGCAGCCATCACCAGAATCAAGGTGGTCGTTGCCTGAATCACGTAGTACATCACGCTGCCGGTCCCGAACACATTGGTCGCAAGTTTGGAAACCACCGTTTCGCTGCTGCCCGGCACCACCTGATAAAGAGCAATCAAAGTACAGATTCCCACAAAAACTGTCAGCACCAACAAAGCAAGCAGCAGCAAGACTTTTTTAGCATTCTTTTGGGCAGGATTCTTAAAATTCGGAACCCCGTTACTGACCGCTTCCACACCGGTCAGTGCCGTGCAGCCGGAAGCAAAGGCTTTCAAAAGCAGTAAAACAGAAAGACCGCCTGTCTCACGGGGTAGCATTGCGGCTGTCTGTGCCGGCACATCATGAAAAATCAGCACTTTGACCAGCCCGGCCAAAATCATGACGATCACGCTGACAATGAACAGGTAGGTCGGCACACCAAACAGAATGGAAGACTCGCGCAGACCGCGCAGATTTCCCAACGTCAGAAAAGCCACTAAAAGCAGTGCAATGTAAACTTTAAACGGCAGCAGTCCCGGAACAGCCGATGTCACCGCCGCAGTACCCGCGCTGACACTAACCGCAACTGTCAAAACATAGTCAATGGATAAAGAAGCGGCTGCCACCAAGCCCGGCAGTCTGCCTAAATTATCGCTGGCAACACTGTAAGAGCCGCCCCCCTGCGGGTAGCAGTCAATCGTCTGCCGATACGAAAAAACCAGAATGGTCAGCAGAGCAACAATCGCAGCAGCCACGCCAAGCAGCGGTTTGTAAGATGCCGCACCGAGAACCGGAATCAAGACAAGAAGCACTTCTTCGCCGGCATAGGCCACCGAGGAAACCGCATCACTGGACAGAATTGGCAAACCCCAGAAAGCGGAATACTTTTGACTTTCACTCTCCGCGCTTTTAATTGCTTTTCCAAGTAGGACAGATCTTAATTTTGCACGCATATAGATGCTCCCTTAACAAATATCCTTTTACAAAAACCAATCTTTTGCTTCCTGCAGAAAGTTCACACCGCTTTCGCATATTCAAAAGTCATAGATAGTATCTTACTTCTTTTTTTCGCATTGTCAAGCATTCTTTGCAGAACTGTTGTTTTCCATTATTTTTTATGCACTTGATAATAGGATTCATCTATTTTTCTGATTTTAAGCACGAAGAATTACTGCATAACCACTTTTTTCGCATCTCAATGCAGTCCTATTTTATGCAATTCTTATATATCCTTGTTCACTTTTTAACGAAATAATTCGCTCATCTTCTTACGCTATTACGCACATTTATTCAATTCTTTTATAAAAAATCACCAGCCGCAAACGCATCCGTTTGACAGCTGGTGTTTAAAAATAAAGTCAGAACTTTTTACTTGTCCAAAGTCTGCTTGACAGTCTTTATAATGCCCTCTGCACAAAGTCCGAACTCTTTGAGCAAATCCACCGCCGGGCCGGAGTGCCCGAAGCAGTCGTGCGTGCCCATCCGAACAACCGGTGCCGGATACTCCTCGCACAGCGTGCTGCAAACTGCCTCACCGAGACCGCCGATGATGTTGTGTTCCTCAACGGTAACAATCTTCCCCGTTTCTTTGGCTGCCTTGACAATCAGCTCACGATCAAGCGGTTTGATTGTATGAATGTCCAGCACACGGGCAGCGATTCCCTCTGCTTTCAGCGCATCTGCTGCTTTCAGTGCCTCGCTAACCATGAGTCCGGTCGCTGCAATCGTGATGTCACTGCCTTCACGCAGCGTAAGCCCCTTGCCAATTTCAAAGTGGAAGTCATCGTTGTTATTGAAGCTTTCTACCGCCAAACGCCCCAAGCGAATATAACAGGGCCCCGCGTAAGCCGCAGCTGCCTTAACCGCCGCCATCATCTCATAATGGTCAGAGGGGTTCAGCACAACCATGCCCGGAATGGTGCGCATCAAAGCAATATCTTCCAGGCACTGATGGGTTGCACCGTCTTCCCCGACAGAAATGCCCGCATGGGAACCAACGATTTTTACATTGAGGTGCGGATACCCAACCGAATTGCGAACCTGTTCAAATGCGCGACCCGCGCTGAACATGGCGAAACTTGCAGCAAACGGAATTTTTCCGCAGGTTGCCAAACCGGCTGCAATGCCAATCATGTTACACTCAGCAATACCGACATCAATAAAGCGTTCCGGAAATTCTTTCTTAAATATTGCGGTTTTTGTTGCAGCCGCAAGGTCTGCATCCAGCACAACAATGTTCGGATTTTCCTTGGCAGCCGCCGTGACTGCCATGCCAAACGATTCACGCGTTGCTTTTTTAACCATCTCAGCCATTCTTTATGCCTCCAATCCAGCGAGTGATGCCTTCAGTTCTGTCATAGCCTGCCGGTACTCCTCGTCGTTCGGTGCCTTGCCATGCCAGCCGACCGCATTTTCCATGTAGGACACGCCCTTGCCTTTCACTGTCTGCAAAATAATGCAGGAGGGTTTGCCCTGCACCCCACGTGCATGTGCGAAAGCTTTTTCCATCGCATCAAAATCATGACCGTCAATGGTCTGCACATCAAAGCCGAACGCCTCAAACTTTTTGTCAATTGGAGCCGGTCCGCCAACTTCTGCCACAGGACCGTCAATCTGCAGGCCATTGGAATCCACCAGTACGCACAGATTGTCCAGGTTGTGGTGCCCCGCAAACATGGAAGCCTCCCACACCTGACCCTCTTCCAGTTCGCCGTCACCGAGCAGCGTGTAAACACGATATGCCTTTTTGTCCAATTTTCCGGCCAACGCCATACCGCACGCGGCGGAAATGCCCTGCCCGAGCGAGCCGGAGCTCATATCAATGCCGGGCGTGTGCTTCATGTCTGGGTGCCCCTGCAGCATTGCGCCAATATGGCGCAGAGACTTCAGCTCCTCTTTCGGAAAGTACCCACGCTCAGCCAGCGCAGCGTAAAGACCGGGGCAGGTGTGACCTTTGCTCAAGACAAAGCGGTCGCGGTCAGGATTTTTTGCATTCTTCGGGTCAATCCGCATTTCCTTAAAGTACAGGTAAGTGAAAATATCGGCAGCAGAAAGCGAGCCGCCGGGATGACCGGATTTTGCGTGATAAACACCTTCAATCACGCCCATGCGGACTTTGCATGCGGTAACTTTCAGTGCTGTTTTTTCAGTGCTGTTCATGATATCCCTCCTGATGAGTTTTCCGAATCCGTACGTTCTTATTATACTCTATCGGAATTGCCCTTACAAGGCTCGGGCACGACTAATTTTCAGAAAGCGCAACTAAAAAGCAATACCAATTTTCGGAACAAGTTTCTGCTTTGCTTAAATCTGCGCGCCTGCAAACTGGCTTTTGTACAGCTTGGCATAAAAGCCGTTTTTGCGCAGAAGCTCTGTGTGTGTTCCCTGTTCCACAATGTGGCCTTGATTCATCACAAGAATGCAGTCTGCATTTTGAATGGTGGAAAGCCGGTGTGCCACAATGAAACTGGTGCGCCCCTGAATCATTCGGTCAAAAGCGTGCTGGATGTGCACTTCCGTGCGGGTGTCAATGGAACTGGTTGCCTCGTCTAAAATGAAAATTGGCGGATCCACCAGCATCACGCGTGCAATGCACAAAAGCTGCCGCTGCCCCTGTGAAAAGTTGCTGCCGTCCTCCCGAATCACCGTGTCATAGCCCTGCGGCAAACGCATGATAAAGCTGTGCACATGCGCAGCCTTTGCTGCGGCAGTGACCTGCTCCAAAGAAGCATTTGGCCTACCATAAGCAATGTTTTCCCGCACGGTGCCGGAAAACAGCCAGCTGTCCTGCAGAACCATGCCGAAAACGCCGCGCAGACTGGCGCGC encodes:
- a CDS encoding APC family permease gives rise to the protein MRAKLRSVLLGKAIKSAESESQKYSAFWGLPILSSDAVSSVAYAGEEVLLVLIPVLGAASYKPLLGVAAAIVALLTILVFSYRQTIDCYPQGGGSYSVASDNLGRLPGLVAAASLSIDYVLTVAVSVSAGTAAVTSAVPGLLPFKVYIALLLVAFLTLGNLRGLRESSILFGVPTYLFIVSVIVMILAGLVKVLIFHDVPAQTAAMLPRETGGLSVLLLLKAFASGCTALTGVEAVSNGVPNFKNPAQKNAKKVLLLLALLVLTVFVGICTLIALYQVVPGSSETVVSKLATNVFGTGSVMYYVIQATTTLILVMAANTSFSGLPQLLSILARDSYVARSFADRGLRLNYSNGILLLSVLSAGLVVIFQGDTHHLLPLYAVGVFLSFTLSQTGMVLHWRKVRGERWKHKAVINGIGAVTTAVTCVIIAATKFINGAWIVLICIPVLVLLMLAIRKHYDHVRANLAVTQDAGALVLSHSVKAKILLPIQSVNKSFIKALNYALSLDGDLEIYHVSTDASVTEKLLNQYATLGLKEKIVVEEAPYRNVNELLIHHVDAMEKKLGAHEMLTVVLPQFIIPKWWHNILHNQTSIRLRASLLHRRNVVVVSIPYIINE
- a CDS encoding VTT domain-containing protein, with product MDIVLHLDKYLNVLISQYNVLAYVVLFVAIFIETGLVVTPFLPGDSLIFATGAIAAVGSAISAPLMLLLFYVAAIGGDTMNYHIGHMLRERIHRKEHIPLIKMEYIDKTHAFFERHGGKAITIARFVPIIRTFAPFVAGVGEMTYRHFLRYNFIGGFLWVSLMFGIGFFFGNISFVKTHFSLIVIAIIFISVLPAAVAFLHSKAHASAKDEADA
- a CDS encoding transketolase gives rise to the protein MNSTEKTALKVTACKVRMGVIEGVYHAKSGHPGGSLSAADIFTYLYFKEMRIDPKNAKNPDRDRFVLSKGHTCPGLYAALAERGYFPKEELKSLRHIGAMLQGHPDMKHTPGIDMSSGSLGQGISAACGMALAGKLDKKAYRVYTLLGDGELEEGQVWEASMFAGHHNLDNLCVLVDSNGLQIDGPVAEVGGPAPIDKKFEAFGFDVQTIDGHDFDAMEKAFAHARGVQGKPSCIILQTVKGKGVSYMENAVGWHGKAPNDEEYRQAMTELKASLAGLEA
- a CDS encoding transketolase family protein translates to MAEMVKKATRESFGMAVTAAAKENPNIVVLDADLAAATKTAIFKKEFPERFIDVGIAECNMIGIAAGLATCGKIPFAASFAMFSAGRAFEQVRNSVGYPHLNVKIVGSHAGISVGEDGATHQCLEDIALMRTIPGMVVLNPSDHYEMMAAVKAAAAYAGPCYIRLGRLAVESFNNNDDFHFEIGKGLTLREGSDITIAATGLMVSEALKAADALKAEGIAARVLDIHTIKPLDRELIVKAAKETGKIVTVEEHNIIGGLGEAVCSTLCEEYPAPVVRMGTHDCFGHSGPAVDLLKEFGLCAEGIIKTVKQTLDK